In the genome of Pseudarthrobacter sp. IC2-21, one region contains:
- a CDS encoding DUF6314 family protein, with translation MNRPVPEFSLRAYLLGPVQPPGAVAGTWAVERQLLDRSAGTRGTFTGVVRFAVTDDDDVSFREEGTMRWPTFTGPASRAYLLRRADRTDALDVFFEDGRPFHRMSFSPEANLDRHWCDPDTYRVAYTYAGPDAFSYSWDVSGPRKDLLLTTELTRLGSNP, from the coding sequence TTGAACCGTCCTGTTCCGGAGTTCAGCCTCCGCGCCTACCTGCTCGGCCCGGTGCAGCCGCCCGGCGCCGTGGCGGGAACGTGGGCCGTCGAACGCCAACTGCTGGACCGGTCCGCAGGCACCCGCGGAACCTTTACCGGCGTCGTACGTTTTGCCGTGACGGACGACGACGACGTGTCCTTCCGCGAAGAAGGCACCATGCGCTGGCCTACTTTCACCGGCCCCGCCTCCCGCGCCTATCTTCTGCGCCGCGCCGACCGGACAGACGCCCTGGACGTCTTCTTTGAGGACGGGCGCCCCTTCCACCGGATGAGCTTTAGCCCGGAAGCCAACCTGGACCGGCACTGGTGTGATCCCGATACCTACCGTGTGGCGTACACCTACGCGGGTCCCGATGCCTTCAGTTATTCGTGGGACGTGAGCGGGCCGCGCAAGGACCTCCTGCTGACCACGGAGCTGACGCGGCTAGGCTCGAACCCGTGA
- a CDS encoding DUF998 domain-containing protein yields MSSAPMSSPAAVFIPDTASTRHYIGAWSVLSVLQYFVAETAVIGGWAGPQPYSRRTGYISDLGALHCGIFDGRDVCSPLHWLMNLSFVVQGLGMLLGALLLSSGLLCVAARPGATVHRGRRKPWLAALWVRLLAGTAGAGTMIVGLVPEDLGSAWHYTGALMYFIAGSLAVLVLGVLWLQQTPLGWFVLVCGLASFAALVTGGLTRMHVPEPGTLERLMGYPVTVGVAATGLVIAQRVHRHRREVRALSAARA; encoded by the coding sequence ATGAGTTCAGCCCCGATGTCCTCGCCCGCAGCGGTCTTCATCCCGGACACGGCGTCCACCCGCCACTACATCGGCGCCTGGTCCGTCCTGAGCGTCCTGCAGTATTTTGTGGCCGAAACAGCCGTGATTGGAGGCTGGGCCGGGCCGCAGCCCTACAGCCGCCGGACCGGGTACATCAGCGATCTTGGTGCGTTGCACTGCGGGATATTTGACGGCCGGGATGTCTGTTCTCCGCTGCACTGGCTGATGAACCTGTCCTTTGTGGTCCAGGGTTTAGGCATGCTCCTGGGCGCGTTGCTGCTGAGCTCGGGACTGCTGTGCGTGGCGGCCCGGCCGGGAGCAACGGTCCACCGTGGGCGGCGGAAACCGTGGCTGGCCGCACTCTGGGTCCGGCTCCTGGCCGGCACCGCGGGTGCCGGGACCATGATCGTGGGACTGGTGCCCGAGGACCTGGGCTCCGCCTGGCACTACACCGGCGCGCTGATGTACTTCATTGCGGGCTCGCTCGCGGTGCTGGTGCTGGGTGTGCTGTGGCTGCAGCAGACACCGCTCGGATGGTTCGTCCTGGTGTGCGGGCTGGCCTCATTCGCCGCACTGGTGACAGGCGGTCTTACCAGGATGCATGTCCCCGAGCCGGGCACGCTGGAACGCTTGATGGGGTACCCGGTCACGGTGGGCGTGGCGGCCACCGGGCTGGTGATTGCCCAGCGCGTGCACCGGCACCGGCGGGAGGTCAGGGCTCTTTCCGCGGCCCGGGCTTAG
- a CDS encoding ABC-F family ATP-binding cassette domain-containing protein, protein MTATLVAKDLSGGHDHRTLFSKLSLTVAPGDVVGVVGANGAGKSTLLRLLAGVDQPQSGSVNLAPADAFVGWLPQEHERVTGETVAGYIARRTGCAQATAEMESTAEALGSGAPGSDDAYSLAFDRWMASGAADLDERIPAVLADLGLETGPEAPMTGLSGGQAARVALAALLLSRFDVVLLDEPTNDLDLAGLAKLEAFVQGLRGGAVLVSHDREFLARCVTTIVELDLAQNSVAVYDGGYEAFLEERAVARRHAREKFEEFASTKADLVSRARTQREWSSQGVRNAMKKSPDNDKIRRAASTESSEKQAQKVRQMESRIARLDVVEEPRKEWQLQFSIGLAPKSSAVVATLRDAVVSQGSFTLGPVNLQLNAGERVGITGPNGAGKSTLLRLLLGVQAPDSGNAAMGASVAIGEIDQARGLLAGHLNLADAVEAVLPELTPAEVRTLLAKFGLKADHTARPVDSLSPGERTRAALALLQARGVNLLVLDEPTNHLDLPAIEQLEEALGSYEGALLLVTHDRRLLENVQLDVRWNVDNGVVTELLGHGAPKGNKS, encoded by the coding sequence ATGACAGCAACCCTTGTTGCCAAAGACCTTTCCGGTGGCCACGACCACCGGACACTTTTCTCGAAGCTCTCCCTCACCGTGGCTCCCGGTGACGTTGTGGGCGTGGTGGGTGCCAACGGCGCCGGCAAATCCACCCTCCTGCGCCTGCTGGCCGGAGTGGACCAGCCCCAGTCCGGCAGCGTGAACCTGGCCCCCGCTGATGCGTTTGTGGGCTGGCTTCCCCAGGAGCACGAGCGGGTGACGGGTGAGACGGTGGCGGGCTACATCGCCCGCCGCACCGGCTGCGCGCAGGCAACCGCCGAGATGGAGTCCACGGCAGAAGCGCTGGGTTCCGGGGCTCCCGGCTCCGACGACGCCTACTCCCTCGCCTTTGACCGCTGGATGGCGTCCGGCGCAGCGGACCTCGACGAACGCATCCCGGCCGTCCTGGCTGATCTGGGGCTGGAAACCGGGCCGGAAGCCCCCATGACCGGGCTCTCCGGCGGCCAGGCCGCGCGCGTCGCTCTGGCTGCCCTGTTACTCAGCCGCTTCGACGTGGTGCTCCTGGATGAGCCCACAAACGACCTGGACCTGGCCGGCCTGGCGAAGCTGGAAGCCTTCGTCCAGGGCCTGCGCGGCGGCGCGGTGCTGGTATCCCACGACCGCGAGTTCCTGGCCCGCTGCGTGACCACCATCGTGGAGCTGGACCTGGCCCAAAATTCCGTTGCGGTATACGACGGCGGCTACGAGGCGTTCCTGGAGGAACGCGCCGTGGCGCGGCGGCATGCCCGCGAAAAGTTCGAGGAGTTCGCGTCCACCAAGGCGGACCTGGTCTCCCGGGCCCGGACCCAGCGTGAGTGGAGTTCCCAAGGCGTGCGGAACGCCATGAAAAAGAGCCCCGACAATGACAAAATCCGCCGCGCGGCCAGCACCGAATCGTCGGAGAAACAGGCGCAAAAGGTCCGGCAGATGGAATCCCGGATCGCCCGGCTGGACGTGGTGGAAGAGCCGCGGAAGGAATGGCAGCTGCAGTTCAGCATCGGCCTGGCGCCGAAGTCCAGTGCCGTGGTGGCCACGCTGCGTGACGCCGTCGTCAGCCAGGGCAGCTTCACCCTCGGCCCGGTGAACCTGCAGCTGAACGCGGGGGAGCGGGTCGGAATCACCGGGCCCAACGGTGCCGGCAAATCCACGCTGCTGCGCCTGCTGCTGGGTGTGCAGGCTCCCGACTCCGGCAACGCCGCCATGGGCGCCTCGGTGGCCATCGGCGAAATCGATCAGGCCCGTGGACTGCTGGCCGGCCATCTAAACCTCGCGGACGCTGTGGAAGCGGTCCTGCCCGAGCTGACGCCGGCGGAGGTCCGCACGCTGCTGGCCAAGTTCGGGCTCAAAGCTGACCACACGGCCCGGCCGGTGGATTCCCTTTCGCCGGGCGAGCGCACCCGGGCCGCACTGGCATTGCTGCAGGCACGCGGCGTGAACCTGCTGGTGCTGGACGAACCCACTAACCACCTTGACCTGCCTGCCATCGAGCAGCTGGAGGAGGCGCTGGGAAGTTATGAGGGCGCTTTGTTGTTGGTAACCCATGACCGGAGGCTGCTGGAGAACGTCCAGCTGGATGTCCGGTGGAATGTGGACAACGGCGTCGTTACCGAACTGCTGGGCCACGGCGCCCCGAAAGGCAATAAATCATGA
- a CDS encoding NUDIX domain-containing protein, translating to MKARIVVSAVCVFDDAGRLLTVRKRGTTMFMHPGGKPEPGETAVQAASRELAEEVGIIVAPEDLQLMGVWIADAANEAATDIEATVYLAPGTWTAGASAEIAEIRWLDLAALDRDRERGVPLPADLAPLLTDYILPELAAKVGPHPK from the coding sequence GTGAAAGCCCGCATTGTTGTCTCCGCCGTCTGCGTGTTCGACGACGCCGGGCGGCTCCTGACGGTCCGCAAACGCGGAACCACCATGTTTATGCACCCCGGCGGCAAGCCCGAACCCGGCGAGACGGCCGTGCAGGCCGCTTCCCGGGAGTTGGCCGAGGAGGTGGGGATCATTGTTGCCCCGGAGGACCTCCAGTTGATGGGCGTCTGGATTGCCGACGCCGCCAACGAGGCCGCCACCGACATCGAAGCCACGGTGTACCTCGCCCCCGGCACGTGGACGGCCGGCGCGTCAGCCGAGATCGCCGAGATCCGCTGGCTGGACCTTGCCGCGCTGGACCGGGACCGTGAGCGGGGCGTGCCGCTGCCCGCGGATCTCGCCCCGCTCCTGACCGATTACATCCTGCCCGAGCTGGCCGCCAAAGTAGGCCCCCACCCGAAGTAG
- a CDS encoding inositol monophosphatase family protein, protein MTTGRHSALELDPALDDYQLASALVREAGQLALLMRMAGLQSQQKTSISDVVTAADHAAEAYVLEQLQRCRPDDGILGEEGASVAGTSGRTWVIDPVDGTYNFLHGSTYWCSAIALKDSSDVLLGAIFQPEEDKLWLGGTSRPATLNGEALTAYQDGGARNGTALAEFGAATYIHPTWLMDPLCAMPWHSAATSAAALRMFGSGSCDLGRVADGELGCWFQHSCPEWDWLPGKAIVRAAGGAADTVQVNGLQWFMAGGTTAVRELRAALLAGSVT, encoded by the coding sequence ATGACCACAGGCAGGCACAGCGCCCTCGAACTTGACCCCGCCCTGGACGACTACCAGCTGGCCTCGGCACTGGTGCGCGAAGCGGGGCAGCTTGCACTGCTGATGCGCATGGCCGGCCTGCAGTCGCAGCAGAAGACGTCCATTTCGGATGTTGTGACGGCCGCGGACCACGCTGCCGAGGCGTACGTGCTGGAGCAGCTCCAGCGGTGCAGGCCCGACGACGGCATCCTGGGCGAGGAGGGCGCCTCGGTGGCCGGGACCAGCGGCCGGACCTGGGTGATCGACCCGGTGGACGGGACCTACAACTTCCTGCACGGCTCCACGTACTGGTGCTCCGCCATCGCCCTCAAGGACTCCTCGGACGTGCTGCTGGGTGCGATCTTCCAGCCGGAGGAGGATAAGTTGTGGCTTGGCGGAACGTCCCGCCCCGCCACCCTCAACGGCGAGGCCCTGACCGCGTACCAGGACGGCGGCGCGCGCAACGGCACCGCCCTCGCGGAATTCGGCGCGGCAACCTACATCCACCCCACCTGGCTGATGGATCCCCTGTGCGCCATGCCCTGGCACTCCGCGGCCACGTCCGCCGCCGCGCTGCGGATGTTCGGCTCAGGGTCCTGCGACCTGGGCCGCGTTGCCGACGGAGAGCTGGGTTGCTGGTTCCAGCACAGCTGCCCGGAATGGGACTGGCTGCCGGGCAAGGCGATTGTCCGGGCGGCCGGCGGTGCCGCGGACACGGTCCAGGTCAACGGGCTGCAGTGGTTCATGGCGGGAGGCACGACGGCGGTGCGGGAGTTGCGCGCGGCCCTCCTGGCCGGCTCGGTGACCTGA
- a CDS encoding ABC transporter ATP-binding protein, with amino-acid sequence MSMDRVAWSSLYNITRASSGSKPFSKETLKRVFGFARPHKGKLIAFVLLSIVMAVLAVATPVLAGQVVDAIIAGAGTGVVVWLAVLIAIVAVAEAGLGLVTRWLSSTIGEGVIVDLRTKVFDHVQKMPIAFFTRTRTGALVSRLNNDVIGAQSAFAGTLSGVVSNVVALALTLVVMLGKSWLITVLAMILLPLFLIPARRMGSKLADLRREAAEHNASMGTQMTERFSAPGATLVKLFGRPDEESREFAMRAGRVRDIGIRTAMLQFTFVTALTLVSALALALVYGLGGFLALQGQLAAGDVVVLALLLTRLYAPLTALSNARVEIMSALVSFERVFEILDLKPLIQQKPDAVSSPAGPLSVEFDNVRFSYPSADKVSLASLEDVSTLDTRGGEEVLHGISFRVEPGQTVALVGSSGAGKSTIAQLLSRLYDVDSGAVRFGGATAGSGVDVRDLTFDSMRQTLGMVTQDGHLFHESIASNLRLARPEASDELMWDVLRQARLETMVRSLPDGLDTVVGERGYRLSGGERQRLTIARLLIAQPRVVILDEATAALDSTNEAAVQEALGAALEGRTAVVIAHRLSTIRAADVILVVEDGRIVERGTHTELLAAEGRYAELYRTQFAEATAVAEEAVPEY; translated from the coding sequence ATGAGTATGGACCGGGTGGCCTGGAGCTCCCTGTACAACATCACGCGCGCTTCGAGCGGCTCCAAGCCTTTCTCAAAGGAGACGCTTAAGCGTGTTTTCGGCTTCGCCCGGCCGCACAAGGGCAAGCTGATCGCCTTCGTCCTGCTGTCCATCGTGATGGCCGTCCTCGCCGTTGCCACCCCGGTCCTGGCAGGCCAGGTTGTTGATGCCATCATCGCCGGCGCGGGCACCGGCGTGGTGGTCTGGCTGGCCGTGCTGATCGCCATCGTTGCTGTCGCCGAAGCAGGGCTGGGACTGGTCACGCGCTGGCTTTCCTCCACCATCGGCGAAGGCGTCATTGTGGACCTCCGCACCAAGGTCTTCGACCACGTGCAGAAGATGCCCATCGCCTTCTTCACCCGCACCCGCACCGGTGCTCTGGTCAGCCGGCTCAACAATGACGTGATCGGTGCCCAGTCCGCCTTCGCCGGCACACTGTCCGGGGTAGTCAGCAACGTTGTGGCCCTCGCCCTGACCCTTGTGGTGATGCTGGGGAAGTCCTGGCTCATCACCGTGCTTGCCATGATCCTGCTGCCGCTCTTCCTGATCCCCGCACGGCGGATGGGCTCGAAGCTGGCCGACCTGCGCCGTGAAGCTGCCGAGCACAACGCCTCCATGGGCACCCAGATGACCGAGCGGTTCTCCGCCCCTGGCGCCACGCTGGTAAAGCTCTTCGGCCGGCCGGATGAGGAATCCCGCGAGTTCGCCATGCGGGCAGGCCGGGTGCGGGACATCGGCATCCGGACGGCGATGCTGCAGTTCACCTTCGTGACCGCCCTGACACTGGTTTCGGCGCTGGCCCTCGCACTGGTCTACGGCCTCGGCGGCTTCCTGGCGCTGCAGGGGCAACTGGCCGCGGGCGACGTCGTGGTGCTGGCACTGCTGCTCACCCGCCTCTACGCCCCGCTCACGGCGCTCTCCAACGCCCGGGTGGAGATCATGAGCGCCCTGGTCAGCTTCGAACGGGTCTTTGAAATCCTGGACCTCAAACCCCTCATCCAGCAGAAGCCCGATGCTGTGTCCTCCCCGGCCGGTCCGTTGTCCGTGGAGTTCGATAACGTCCGCTTCTCCTACCCTTCGGCGGACAAGGTTTCACTCGCCTCGCTGGAGGACGTTTCAACCCTGGACACCCGCGGCGGCGAAGAAGTGCTGCACGGTATCAGCTTCCGGGTGGAGCCCGGCCAGACCGTTGCCCTCGTGGGCTCCTCCGGGGCTGGAAAGTCAACCATCGCGCAGCTGCTCTCGCGGCTGTACGACGTGGATTCAGGGGCGGTCCGCTTTGGCGGGGCCACGGCCGGAAGCGGTGTTGACGTCCGCGACCTCACCTTCGATTCGATGCGCCAGACCCTGGGCATGGTGACCCAGGACGGTCACCTGTTCCATGAAAGCATTGCCTCCAACCTGCGGCTGGCCCGTCCGGAAGCCAGCGACGAGCTCATGTGGGATGTCCTGCGGCAGGCCCGGCTGGAGACCATGGTCCGGTCCCTCCCCGACGGCCTGGACACTGTGGTGGGGGAGCGCGGCTACCGGCTTTCCGGCGGCGAACGCCAGCGGCTCACCATCGCCCGCCTCCTCATCGCCCAGCCGCGGGTGGTCATCCTCGACGAGGCCACCGCGGCGCTGGACTCCACCAACGAGGCCGCCGTCCAGGAAGCACTGGGCGCAGCGCTCGAGGGGCGCACCGCCGTCGTGATTGCCCACCGGCTCTCCACAATCCGCGCCGCCGACGTCATCCTGGTGGTGGAGGACGGCCGGATCGTGGAACGTGGCACGCACACCGAGCTGCTCGCGGCCGAGGGGCGTTACGCCGAGCTGTACCGGACGCAGTTCGCCGAGGCAACCGCGGTTGCGGAGGAAGCCGTGCCCGAGTACTAG